A genomic region of Artemia franciscana unplaced genomic scaffold, ASM3288406v1 Scaffold_712, whole genome shotgun sequence contains the following coding sequences:
- the LOC136043542 gene encoding junctional adhesion molecule C-like, with the protein MSAGLDCEAEGEPTPTYELIDANGEPIIGRPGFVINPNTGILVIEEVKRENAGEYKCRALNDGGYIEAVRRIRVITNTTKNEMWTSL; encoded by the exons ATGTCTGCAGGATTGGATTGCGAAGCTGAGGGCGAACCAACCCCAACCTATGAGCTTATTGACGCAAATGGCGAGCCAATTATTGGTCGACCTGGATTTGTTATCAACCCGAACACTGGCATTCTTGTTATTGAAGAAGTAAAGAGAGAAAATGCTGGTGAATACAA ATGTCGAGCTTTAAATGACGGTGGCTATATCGAAGCGGTGCGGAGAATACGAGTTATTACCAACACTACTAAGAATGAAATGTGGACTTCTTTGTAG